One stretch of Caldinitratiruptor microaerophilus DNA includes these proteins:
- the mutY gene encoding A/G-specific adenine glycosylase, with product MADTLDRALLEWYDSRRRDLPWRRQRDPYRIWVSEVMLQQTRVETAIPYYLRWLERFPDLLSLARAPEEEVLALWSGLGYYSRARNLHAAVREVASRYGGEVPRDPDAFAALPGVGEYTAGAVLSIAYGLRLPAVDGNALRVLVRLGALEGDITRTAVRREAVRLAARLVPEDRPGDFNQALMELGGSVCVPRRPRCGDCPITAWCEARRRGLEGVLPRRTRRPAAPAVPLAAALIRDGSGRVGLARRPAVGLLAGMWGLPAFEVGAETPAGAVAAALERHLEEAHGLRVRVGPPVARARHVFSHRTWEMTAFAGDLLEAPPEGPGWRWLTPGELEGFPLPRAFSRLVEAAGLVPAAPAGRPERRRSTR from the coding sequence TTGGCGGACACCCTGGATCGCGCACTGCTCGAGTGGTACGACTCCCGGCGCCGGGACCTGCCCTGGCGGCGACAGCGGGACCCGTACCGGATCTGGGTCTCCGAGGTCATGCTCCAGCAGACCCGGGTGGAGACGGCCATCCCTTACTACCTGCGGTGGCTCGAGCGCTTCCCGGACCTCCTGAGCCTGGCCCGGGCGCCCGAGGAAGAGGTCCTGGCGCTGTGGTCCGGGCTCGGGTACTACTCCCGGGCCCGTAACCTGCACGCGGCGGTCCGCGAGGTCGCCTCCCGGTACGGCGGGGAGGTGCCGAGGGATCCCGACGCCTTCGCGGCGCTGCCGGGGGTGGGCGAGTACACCGCCGGCGCGGTTCTCTCCATCGCCTACGGGCTGCGCCTGCCCGCCGTCGACGGCAACGCCCTCCGCGTGCTGGTGCGGCTGGGCGCCCTCGAGGGCGACATCACCCGCACCGCCGTCCGGCGGGAGGCGGTCCGGCTTGCCGCGCGCCTCGTCCCGGAGGACCGCCCCGGGGACTTCAACCAGGCCCTCATGGAACTCGGCGGCTCGGTCTGCGTCCCCCGCCGGCCGCGGTGCGGCGACTGCCCGATCACAGCCTGGTGCGAGGCCAGGCGGCGGGGCCTGGAGGGCGTCCTGCCGCGGCGCACCCGCCGCCCCGCCGCGCCGGCGGTGCCCCTGGCGGCGGCCCTGATCCGGGACGGTTCGGGCCGGGTCGGCCTCGCGCGCCGGCCCGCCGTGGGCCTGCTGGCCGGCATGTGGGGCCTGCCGGCGTTCGAGGTGGGGGCCGAGACCCCCGCCGGGGCGGTCGCTGCCGCTCTCGAGCGTCACCTGGAGGAGGCACACGGGCTGCGGGTGCGGGTGGGGCCGCCGGTTGCCCGCGCCCGCCATGTGTTCAGCCACCGGACGTGGGAGATGACGGCGTTCGCCGGCGACCTGCTGGAGGCACCGCCGGAAGGACCGGGCTGGCGCTGGCTCACGCCCGGGGAGCTGGAGGGCTTCCCGCTGCCCCGCGCGTTCTCCCGGCTGGTGGAGGCGGCCGGACTGGTCCCTGCGGCGCCGGCCGGGCGCCCCGAGCGGAGGAGGTCCACCCGATGA